The DNA window tatatataaaaaaaataaaaaaaaaatatatgtatataatttttttaaaatttaattaaatatacgtAGAGGATTATATTTATTGTCCACAAAATGAATGATAAatggtataaaattatttaatttattttacccataaaaatttgaataaaatgaatGGTGCCAACTCATCAATATAGGAtggagagattttttttttgtcatattaAAAGATTATTGCAATTTTCATTAGGGAAAatcttattttgtataataattttttttaaaaaaaaaactctctaACACACTATAGTTTACCTATATATATGGAAATGGGAGTATTCCGTTCAACCACCTTCTTCtacctctttctctctctctaaaagaACCAGCTTTCAAATAAATGTTCATGCATATGAGCCTAATGAGTAATCTTTCTGAAAAAAGAATGATTATGATCAAAACAACAAGATCAGCTCTAACATTATTTGGAAGATTCATCATCAATAATCTCTTAAGTTTCATAATCTTCTCTCTTATCGACATTCTAGATTTCATTCTTTGTTACGTCTACAAATTTGCCGATTACCTTATAGAAACAGAGTCGAAGCCCTGTTATTGTTCTCCGGTAAAGGAAACAATCACAACTTCCCGCTCCGGCAATATCCTTGTTTCCGAGTCAGGTCAGTCGAAAATTTTCCGATTCAGCTCAACTCGGATTCAACTCAATGAGATCTCCGATACCCTCTACGTCCGACCTACCACCATTTCCGAGCTTTCAAAAGGGTACTTGTCGGAAAATGAAATGTCGAAAATCAGATCCACGTTTGCCGTTGATTCTCCTTTTGTCGAAATGCTGCAAGAAAAGATCATCGGAGTTAAGAAGGATCATCGGATTCCGAGGTGGTCGGATTGTGACTGCAATACTTGTAATTCATgggcttcttcttcttccaatgATTCTCTGTTTGTCCGAGTTGAAGGAGCCAATAAACGTAATTTCCtcctttattattttctctagtaaatttattcatatttacaactatttccttatttaatttttatactttttaatatttataaattaattttataaatatttataacccACCAAAACGTTTAAAGttgagaattattatatatagtgttaattttttaaatttaaaagaaaaatgaagtaaACAAGTATCAATGAATTGTagtctttttaaataatatacaaaaactAGCCTTTAATACAAGTTTCACACAAAAGTGAACAAACTTTTAAAcaaagatatttatttatttgtattatagaTTTTGTCATTGGATTTgtcccatattatttactaattaattataatctaTTATTTCATGAATAGAGTTATAACTCTATTCATGTCCCTATTAATTAAggattagtttaattccaacttAAACTCTTTGGggtcataatttaaaataatctattatttCATGATGTTTACTATAGGAAATGTGCAAGAAGATGTATTATTCATTCACGGGTACATCTCATCATCATCGTTTTGGACGGAAACATTGTTCCCTAACTTTTCAAAATCAGCCAAATCAACATATAGGATGTTTGCGGTTGATTTATTAGGATTCGGTAGGAGTCCCAAGCCAGACAATTCACTTTACACGATTGGAGAACATTTGGAGATGATTGAAAAGTCGGTTATAAATCCATATCAAGTAAAATCTTTTCATATTGTTGCTCATTCTCTCGGTTGCATTTTAGCTCTTGCACTTGCCATTAAACATCCCGATTCTATTAAATCTATTACCTTGCTTGCACCGGTAAgtcaacatattaaaaaaatactaaaatatcctatttttaaattctaaattttgtgttgttgaaatatttattgTTGTGTTTTCATGACAGCCATACTTCCCCGCGCCAAAGGGAGAAAAGACTACACATTACTTAATGAAGAGATTGGCGCCACGACAAGTTTGGCCTCCTATCGCGTTTGGAGCGTCGCTTGCGTGCTGGTACGAGCATGTGGGCAGGACGATTTGTTTGGTGATTTGCAAAAACCATCAAAAGTGGAATTCAATCATCAAATTCATCACCAGAAATAGGTACAACTATAACCCTAGTagctaattaacttaattagacTTGTAAGTTTATTCATCTTTCTTGTCCAACTCATCCACCtgtcatttttatatatataaaaaaattaatataatattttaatcctatagttaaattatataaaatgcaATAAATTGGTCAATAAGATCTGTTGAGAATTTAATGACTATGTGTGGGCTATTAGGTCCGACAATACTGTCTATAGATAAATTAGTCTTGATTGGAATCCACCACACAATGTTGGTCCATTTGTAAGCTTGTTtgatttcataatttaaataatctaaagtaCAAATCTATacctacttttttttataacattttaaaatattagataataaaaatttatcatttttatccaaatactaaaaatattacatccaatatttttttttccaatttcatcatttaaatgcttataaattaaaatctttttactttattattttttgtaacaaaaatttaaaatattaaagatattttgtatgtttttatCGAAATAGTACAAGTAAAACATTTTTACTTGTGGCAAGAGAGTAAATCTCATAACGATTTTGTTTACTCGtgaacatattattttattttttcaaataaggcAAAGATCAAAATCTTGtctattttattaaactttattattattaaacttaaaatacacaaattaacTTTTGAGAACACTTTTACTTAGAGCTAGTGAATTCATTTGACAAATAAACTCTGATTTTTCTAGATCAACCAAAATTTCTATTTCACTCAAATACcttaatttcaaacataaatgggctaacaaatatatttatatcctAGCATTTTACGAATTTTAAAtctcttatttaatatttgCAAATTAATGAAGTTGCTAATTTCTTGTCtccattttataattaacaggATTAAGACATATTTAATAGATGGATTTTGTTGTCATACCCATAACTCTGCATGGCATACCCTACACAACATAATATGCGGGACAGCCGAAAAAGTCGATGACTACCTTAATACTGTCCGAAGCAAACTCAATTGTCCTGTCTCGATCTTCCATGGTCAAGACGATGACCTTATTCCAATCGAATGTAGCTATCATGTTCAGACGCGAATTCCTCGTGCTCGGGTCAAGATCGTGGAGAATAAGGATCATATAACCATTGTTCTTGGAAGACAAAAAGCCTTTGCTATGGAGCTTGAGGAAATTTGGAAGAGttcaaaatcatcaaattgATAAAcctcttttttcttcttcttattttcaaCTTTTCATGCATTTTTCATTTAGTCTCCATCTCTATAGAAATTAATTACACACACACATGATCAAATGACGGTGCTTTACCTCAAAAGTACAATAGTTTGAGATGTGATTAAGGTTGTGTAGCATAATTAGTGTTCATTGGGAAAATTAATCCAAAGAACTTTGAGAATACATGTGTTTGAAATTTCATTGTTATAATTTTctgttttgatttaattaaattttaaaaagtaataatttggtAAGTTGATGAAAGGACCCAAATTGATATGTCATTAGGAAAACCTGCCCGAGATGGATTTTTGGTTGAAATTGGTAGTTGATCAAAAATGAGAGTTTCAGATGCCCTTCTCATGACCAAAAACAACTCTCAATTGGAatgatatcaattattttatagacATCGTTATAAGGTTActcaattacaaataaaataaaaaatctgaaaCTAAAATCTCCTCAACAGTATCAAAAGCTAAAAATGCTTCAGGACGatactttttattttgtctattcTACCATAGGTTCTCCCCTCTAAAAACTGCACCGGTTTTCTATTAATCTACCTAGTGCTGGAAATTTTGGACACAATACAAAAATACGACCCGGTCCgaacacaaaaaaaattatggtaaaGTCATGAACTTTTTTGTTCAGGTCAAAATTAGGTTGATCTATAAAACCTGATAAATAAAAAGGTATAAGGTCGACCTGACATGATCCAAAATACCTGACATGATCCAAAATAGACCGGATAACCtgtttacaaatttcttttatttagttttgtgttattctttcttattcactaactcatttttttttaaaatttttataagcgaatttgtgatttaacttcatttttattttgtattgatgtcattttaatttgaaataaaaaatgtgaattaattatatcGGGTTTAGTTCGAGTTAAACAAGTAAACATGTTAGGTTCAGGTCAATCACAAATAAACAGTTCAGTTTCAGGTTAGAGATTTTGACCCGAATTACTAAACATGTCAGGTTTAAGTTAGAATCGTCAAACCCGTTAACCTGCCAATCCAAACCCGCCAACTTGAAACTTGCCTAAATTGCTACCCGTAAATCCACCTACAccatttaaatgaattttttcaTTAGAAACGTTTTAGTTATAGGGTGTTATTAtagtttttcttaattaaaaaaaaattcaaatggaTTTTCTATTCTTCTTATTTCCATCCATCTTCTTAAAGGCAACCCATTCCATAAAGAACATATCCCATACAAGATGGGAGGATTCGTATACAATTAACGTTAGTTAATTATGTGTATGTGCCAAATCACCTCAAAATGGAAATAAAGGTGAATACAACTTTCAACCCCTTGCATAAATCAATTTACCcccaaattattttcaaacaaaaagaGTCCATCATTATGTGTGAAAGCTGATCTAAATTGTTTTAACACAACATTGAATCTAGATTCTAGAAAAAGTTGTGAAAGTATCTCAAAATTTACAGATATCACACCACACATACTAtagtataatttataaaatgttagAAAAGAATGAAagagtaataatattattaatgctATTATATGTAAATTTTGCTATAAAAATGAGTCATACATACGTTTATAGACTAAATGaggtatatttcaaaatattatctcatctaaactaatatttgaatgaaatattaaaaaaatatgattcttTCAAATTCTCTGAGTTTCCAAACAatgttgaattaaattttattaaagtaaaagaaaacttttaaaatattgtttgtaaAGTCTATTCAATAAATAAGGAGTAATAAGAATTTAATGAATCCAAGTGAGAAATATTTCCCGAATGAAATAGGAAAGCAAGTCAGACACCATTTTCAAGCCCCCGTTAGATGTTAGATGGCATTGCTATCAATATCTGTCAGTTTGTTTACAGTTGGAAGCAATAAATATGCTGCTTCATACATGATAGGACTAATTCATCATTTACTACCCATTCAAAATCTTctggtaaatatatattacctaaTTAATGTACCTAAATTCATTTACTCTTTGTGACTGGTTCACTGCCTACCCATCTTTACTAGCTTTGTCTTGTAAGATTGCATTCAATTAGATTATCTCCATTAAGATTTGATTCAgtttattcaataattatttatttttgttcaataGAATTCAAATTAGGGTGGTATATATGGAAGAAAATTGAGATATAGAGAGAAATCACTAACTATAGGGTTGTTCACTTGTTAGtgatttattcataattaagatttattGTTTAGAATAAGGTGAATCAAACTAGAACTTATTGGatgattcttcttctttcttttttctatttaatattgaaataaagtTATAATGATATTCACACATGCATAATGCACAAGAGTTCAAATTACAAACATCGTTGTTTCACTTTTTTTAGTCCTAAGTAGATTTGGATTGGACTAGGTGATGGCACACAAATTTGTTTGTCCTTAAGAAATGTAAACTTATGCACATTTTAATGTAAAAGGTAGTTACATTTGAAGATTGAGCGGTTTATGATGTATCCTAACTATCAACCTGTTTTAGATTATAACCATATTTGGAATGTGTATCCAAAACCTAGATGGTGATCTCTTAATCATATCTGAATCcttatataaaatgtttttaattaaaaatcatatgTTTGAGAGAGCTTTGATAACTTTAGTTTCTTTTAAAATCTTGTAATTATtgacaaataaaacaaaacaatgaTTTTGTTTGAGATGGACAAAATTCAGCGAAGACCAATTTGACAAAGATAGAACTCTTCAACTGGATAAAATTATaatggaaaagaaaaatatatttttttttcaaataaaagattaaattatgaattatttaaaattatttttaaataactctaaaaATTTGTTTGGTAATCATGAATAGAGGTGGGTCGGTACAgttaccttaatattttattcataccttAATTATActttacctaaaatttcggtatgcaaaaaatgtatacatttaccttaccttgatttcggtataccttgtttcgatatatcttaatttcggtatacaaaaaattcatacatttactttaccttaatttcggtataccttattttcggtacggtatcggtattatacctttcaaacctaaaaatatattaaattaaaaaaaaatcaattccatCGGTAAGGTAGaaattgcatatattgaataatatttcagtataattatattttgatattattcaaaaattatatttctataattaaattaatttcaaatctatttaattatttccttataagtattatatatatatatatatatatatatatatatatatatatatatatatatatatatatatatatattaacttataaatactatttcggtatttcgatatacgaaaattttaaaaatctcatacctttaccgtaccaataattacggtatcggtatcataccttacctttttttcggtataccttaaaagtcgatattttcaatatactacggtacggtattttcgatatacctttaatatcggtaattttcccCACCCCTAACCATGAAATTAAAATCgtgatataattttaattcttaagtttggaaaatcatttaagattaagaattaaaattaaaattataattacattaaaattcaaactaatgtgattttataattatcGATTCAACTCTTTTTAGTTTGGAATagtaattttaagatttttttctatattttatcatttatatataatatggttAACGTGTTgaatcgatatatatatatatatatttttttaaatttataagttaaaatgtcgaaacggtattttatttttaatttagtaaattaatatttcgAACAAAtacttcttttttaatttaggaagttTAATGTTGaactgatattttgttttttaaaatttcaaagatTAACATACCGAATctcgattttttttatcatttaataagttaacatgtcaaaccaatattttttaaactttaaataaaactCTTAGCTCTATATTTATCCTAATAGACTGtgtatatatgaaaatatatgaatttgaatagaattataattttattatttttttaaacctaagaattgaatttaaattcaatattaattttagtggaattaaaattataatttcaattcaaCTCTAAAtatcctataaaaaaaaataaatataacataaaaccAGTTAATGATGAACAATAATAACATAGTCAAATGATCATGATGATTAAAAATCATCAATGCTACTAAAATTCTAGATATAATATCCTGATGAGTGATCATCACCCAATCAATACTACTATTCTGAGATATAATTATATCCTAAACAGTATCATAACACCAAAATGAACCGATTTGTGTGAATTCAATTAGAATTATATTAGACTATGTACATGTAACAACCCTTCTCATTCTCCTTCTCGAGAAGGGGTTTTTGTTACTCAATAATCGTGCCCCATAACTCACATTTCTCTCGAGTTTCGAGTGAGACGATGAACCAAAATATAAGACTTAACTACAGGCCTGgttcggattggggttatttaaataacttagagagggaaaaaataatgatgattgatgattttgagaaagtgatgattatttttggtaaaaagacttaaatggtattgatttatataaataaaataaaaaaataattttaaataaaaggtattttaatattttggttaatgaaatgagtgatgtgattggtggaagtgattgattgaaaaattggttttgtatagattatttaaaaaacctaaTAATAACAAGGCCATAGTGCATTTAAAAATGTCGATTTATACTAGATTTAACATTTTTAGAGTCGCAATCTAATTTATTTCTTGAAAATTtaggaaagaaaatattttgtttttcaaatgcATTTTATAGATTCTTTTATTAGTTCGGTGATTTGTTACATGTGAAAAATGACTCACACGCTATGACTCACATGCGTGTCAcattatagtttttattttaagctTTGgaccatttaaaatattattctataccttatttatttattcaatcctAAGGCATGAGTCTAAAGATAATTTAAGCCTAAACATGTGTCTAATTTTGTATCATTCTTTTCATAGAACATGCGTTTATGTTATGATCATAAATCTAAAatgtaatgaaattaataaaatgctATTGCCTTTGAGCGAGAAATGAAACTCGAAATGAaggtacctacaaaacaagataaaaaattagtttaaaagaaaaatagattttaaacaAATCCTTATTcaatcttattatttatatattttttatttttattaaaaatgacttctttttttttttttatatatattttttgaaattttcttaatacaaataaagtaaataaaaggaaaagaaagaacaaaataagtcttgaataaaaatatattgtgtgtatgtgattttttttttttttttgttaaaattaataattttttcgtgttttataatttttgaattttttaaaaatcacgTGAAACAGTTAAATTCCCGAAAATTAAACCGATGTTGAAAGTGTGAAAACAAATTGGTTCGACTTGTTTGGGCGGTCAGAAACGGAAAAATTTCATGCGTTTGCTGCGGGTTTGAAATCAAAATTGGTCTTGGCTAGTTTGTTGTGGTGAAGAGGCAATGAATCTCAGGTTTGAATATTGAGAAacacatttatttctttttttttttcaaggtAATGAGGAAGACTAATGTGTATGATAAGTTATGTATTAAATAGATAGCGCATTAACGCATTGGCCAGAGGCACTAAATGTAGGCGGGAAATGTAGTTCCTTATTCAATTCCTGATAGTCtcctttatttaatttttatttttgtactttCTAGAATTCAACCGATTCTCTGAACTATTCCAATCTCAAACTCGAACCTATTCAGTTCAACAAACATACATAACCAAATATATCAACCACGGATTTGAACATGTTCAGTTTAACAAACATACACAACCAAATACCTATTTCCAAATCTAAGTTGATCATTTTAACAAACATACACAATCATATGTAGGGAATGCAAATGggtaaatctaatatatattatcaaactCATATTCAACCAAATTAAATGGTCAACCCATTATTCAACctatattattgaataatatgaGTTGGATTGGTATGGGGTAGGTAAccaaaactaaattttagtttgtaacatatttattatgttttttttttactcgttttatatttaacacgtttttgtcccggttaacacattttgatcagtttaacaattatttgatccgttttacctaatttaatacatttttttacttattcaacacgtttaaataatattaattgattcGTTTGACCTGTTTTAACTCGCttaatacgtttttagtttttaataattatgtaacTCGTTTTAATCCATTCCatacgtttttagcacgttaaacatgtttttgcacgtttaacacgtttttgagatgtttttatacgttttggcacgtttaaaatgtttaacacgtttaacacattctgtcacatttaacatgttttgacacgttttggcatgtttaacatactttggaatgtttaacacatttttgacatgtttaatacgttttgggcatgtttaatacgttttggcaagtgtaatatatttttagcacatataacacgttttggcacgtttaacacgtttatgcacatttgacacatttttagcacgtttaacacatttttgacatgtttaacacgtttttgatatgtttaacacgtttttaacaagtttaacacgtttttgacatgtttaacacgttttggcccgtttaacacacttgtgacatatataacattttcggtcgtttaatttattttctgcTCCGTCTAATATTTCTTTGacattattaaacatttttttatccgtttaacataattttgatttgtttgaaactatttttatattttaattactaaattagcTGAAGAAATAATATGTGAGATTAATAtggattctttaaataatatttaaatcattcatactaaataaagtCTTAAATATGGTAAATTCTGTTCCCAGTGGTAATagtcgacttaagagaccaaaatgtcataGGTTCGATTCCATCTAGAAATGCTTTGAGTTTAAGTAGGAGGTCATGACTGTGGGGGTGTCATTCTAGCTCTCCTTTATTCCAAAAAAATGGTAAActctattaattttttgaaataaaaatattaattaaagagtTTTAGAATAATAGTGATATGTTAGTTCTGTTTGGCTAGACTATAATTGagttttaaaacttttaacaattttctattttattgtAATGGAGGTCAACGTAGTAAAAATCAAAAGAATATATTGGAGTTGGAAGAtggttagtttatattggattgataaaaaagaattaaattaaatttattaaatttgggtaaccctaacataacccatactcaacccaacccaaattaacttacccaaattaatattttggatttggGTTAGAGTTGGGGTTTAAGTCAACCCAAAATATGCTCACCCCTAACCATATGCATATttccaaatataattaaagtaaacAACTGGAAAAACCATGGaaatcaatgtttttttataaagtaaaaaatatcatgaatttTTCTTAAACATTAAGATCCTGATTATATTGTAAGTTCACAAGATTTTCTTAAGCCCTATCTAAGACATATTTATTGTGTTTTTATGAAAGAGATTTTTCCGTCTAAACATCATTTCTAATGTCTTAATCATTATTTTGCTTTGTGCCACATGTTTTTGGAATTTTGTCATACTtcctttattaatttatttgaaagatTTTTGTAATTCTCAGCTTGAGAGAGCTCTTATTGTAATCGGGGTATTATTTGACAGAATTAGTATACTCGTGTTGTTTCTGGGCAATCAAGTCGCAAGTCTCAATAACATCGAGTGGTGATTTCAATGTCTCATCCACTttgagtattattatatatattttgttttataataactCGATATATCGTATAGAATCGGTACACCTATGTTTTTACTTTTAGCAACTATAACGAGATTCTAGGTGAATATAATCGATCACTCACGTTCTagctatttgaaaataaagacaagagtctagatgaaaACATAATTGTGATTTCAATGCATCAACCTTAATGACTACTTTGACTCACttatgatgattattttttttttcaattctcGAGTTTCGAGTCAACACCCAAATTTTGATACCCTTTTTATAGGAAGCGGAACAATTCTTTTATTCATTTAGTTTAAGCTTAGACTTTTTCACGAGTATCCTTTTTTTGAGTCGCAAGAACACATGAAATATACAATTTGATATCCTTTGCTCGAACTGTTGTGAAAATGAACGAGTTTCTTTTAAAACGATCGTCAAATGGACACTCTCATCTCTATTCGTACTTATCTTCTAATATtcgtttattttgttttttttcttttcttctattttttagAGAGTGATTTTGACGACGTTTCCTCACATAgttttttggaaaatgaatGGTTACAACTAGGTCTCGTGACAAGGCTACCTTCATATCCTCTTAAGATAAGAATTAGGTCGAAACTTAGTTCAAGAGGCAAAAACGTCGGTTTTATTTTGGAATTGCCCCTAGTGTGAACtaaggttttatttattttttattattcattttttggAATGCCCTAGTGTGAACTAggcttcttcattttttattggtttatgTAACCCCCGGAAAATCCTAGTCTCAAAAAAGCTTGACGTTCAAGAAATTTCAATATCAATTTGCGTGTGCggatttctttttaaataacacattatttttttaaaagattaataaatttagccattaaagtttaaaattaattatgaaaataattaatttctagttaaatttcaaataatattttagatttgaattaaacaaataataatttgattaaaaaaatctttacttAAACTAATtagaaacaattaatttaaaagattatttatttgataaagagtcgtcaattgattttcagtttcaaatcaataaaaaaaggcatatgtgtacaaacatattttttaaagggCCTTCACACTTTATCCTCTGTGCTTGTTT is part of the Impatiens glandulifera chromosome 1, dImpGla2.1, whole genome shotgun sequence genome and encodes:
- the LOC124922746 gene encoding probable lysophospholipase BODYGUARD 3 is translated as MFMHMSLMSNLSEKRMIMIKTTRSALTLFGRFIINNLLSFIIFSLIDILDFILCYVYKFADYLIETESKPCYCSPVKETITTSRSGNILVSESGQSKIFRFSSTRIQLNEISDTLYVRPTTISELSKGYLSENEMSKIRSTFAVDSPFVEMLQEKIIGVKKDHRIPRWSDCDCNTCNSWASSSSNDSLFVRVEGANKRNVQEDVLFIHGYISSSSFWTETLFPNFSKSAKSTYRMFAVDLLGFGRSPKPDNSLYTIGEHLEMIEKSVINPYQVKSFHIVAHSLGCILALALAIKHPDSIKSITLLAPPYFPAPKGEKTTHYLMKRLAPRQVWPPIAFGASLACWYEHVGRTICLVICKNHQKWNSIIKFITRNRIKTYLIDGFCCHTHNSAWHTLHNIICGTAEKVDDYLNTVRSKLNCPVSIFHGQDDDLIPIECSYHVQTRIPRARVKIVENKDHITIVLGRQKAFAMELEEIWKSSKSSN